From Verrucomicrobiota bacterium, the proteins below share one genomic window:
- a CDS encoding glycosyltransferase — protein sequence MSKTMRAFCGVLDGQIVSFTSKNASTSEKSAFPEVFHVDTSSNKLLGWFGWASSWQRSGAEALTKDVNLITCHMMLRYHSHWARSVAKKEDIPYWVIPHGQLDPWVYTYRAGVKQLWLRLFGRRILQTAQYVIFATESERKKASWFYEGANTRVVHWPVELIDVSKKDDCRLGLRRDLGVSEDSRILLFFGRLHSMKRPLETIELLSKTNDSKLHLVVVGPDGDISAERCRKEAQALGVGSRVHVLGPVFGEKKNQYLLGADAFISLSHRENFGHTAAEALAAATPVILSPGNDLGPELASRSCGWLLESNDLEDALSAIEDLTRSDQNDLRGKGNRGRDFIAEECSPDRFRRALLEMKNSQA from the coding sequence ATGTCCAAGACTATGCGGGCATTCTGTGGTGTCTTGGATGGACAGATCGTTTCGTTTACCTCTAAGAATGCGTCAACTTCTGAGAAGTCTGCATTCCCGGAGGTTTTTCACGTTGATACTTCCTCTAACAAGTTACTCGGTTGGTTTGGGTGGGCTTCCTCTTGGCAAAGATCAGGTGCTGAAGCTTTAACTAAGGATGTTAACTTGATTACGTGCCATATGATGCTGAGATACCATTCTCATTGGGCGCGGTCTGTTGCCAAAAAGGAAGATATTCCTTACTGGGTTATCCCGCATGGGCAGTTAGACCCTTGGGTTTATACCTACAGAGCTGGAGTCAAGCAGCTTTGGTTGCGACTCTTCGGACGTCGTATTTTACAAACGGCACAGTATGTGATTTTTGCGACCGAATCAGAGAGGAAAAAAGCTTCATGGTTTTACGAAGGCGCGAATACTCGCGTGGTTCATTGGCCAGTAGAATTGATTGATGTTTCAAAGAAGGATGATTGTAGGCTAGGGTTACGGCGTGATTTGGGTGTTTCGGAGGACAGTCGGATTCTGCTATTCTTTGGACGTTTGCACTCGATGAAAAGGCCTTTGGAAACCATAGAGTTGCTTTCGAAGACCAACGATTCAAAGTTGCATTTGGTGGTAGTGGGCCCGGATGGAGATATCTCCGCGGAACGATGTCGAAAAGAAGCGCAGGCATTAGGAGTTGGGTCCCGGGTGCATGTCCTCGGTCCGGTCTTTGGAGAGAAAAAGAATCAGTATTTGCTCGGAGCAGATGCGTTCATCTCACTATCTCATCGTGAGAATTTCGGGCACACCGCGGCAGAGGCATTGGCGGCTGCTACGCCTGTAATACTGTCTCCCGGAAACGACTTGGGGCCGGAATTAGCCTCCCGGAGTTGCGGCTGGTTATTGGAGTCGAACGACTTGGAGGATGCGCTCTCTGCGATTGAGGATTTGACAAGATCGGACCAAAACGATCTGCGAGGAAAAGGTAACCGAGGAAGAGACTTTATTGCGGAAGAGTGTAGTCCAGATCGTTTTAGACGTGCGCTTTTGGAAATGAAGAATTCACAAGCGTAA
- a CDS encoding NAD-dependent epimerase/dehydratase family protein: MTSYDPFGVWRYSSPIHRELTVGLLDYTCASDGAVPTDNKKSPGRVLGEGTNPASPHVQSSSRSKLELALNTFDLYHRFCLNPPVSTQPPSEEQDSSPANDEQRSDSKPTLLLTGSTGYLGSAFLGKALEHYEVRCLVRSRAGQNIEARSQPSSRHGKRSKCSIGGNADDLREAASDAPSALVEKGSLKQNPHEDPQSSPYFFKCDLTIDPIPPEAIEGVDIIVHLAGKAHALEERPGSEEESYRAITVDGTRKLLEAAKTAAVCRFVFASTVKVYPENPEGILDENSPTGPETPYGKTKLEAEELVLKGSFIPEPVVLRFSMIHGGRETGNMEKMEEAIRRNRFPPIPEFGNKRSMVHIDDATQALVLASSHKKAPGEIFIVTDGNPISTRELYVEILNKIERQPPRWTVPIWMLKSMARIGDTIGRLRSRRFIFDSDALQKLAGNAAFSSEKIQQQLGFKPSGGFAAKQPNSGG, translated from the coding sequence GTGACTAGCTATGATCCGTTCGGGGTTTGGCGTTATTCTTCGCCGATTCATCGCGAGTTAACAGTTGGTCTATTGGACTACACGTGCGCTTCGGACGGAGCCGTTCCCACCGATAACAAAAAGTCACCTGGGAGGGTTTTAGGAGAGGGCACGAATCCTGCCAGTCCCCACGTTCAAAGTTCCTCCCGATCTAAACTTGAACTCGCTCTCAATACATTCGACCTCTATCACCGCTTCTGCCTCAATCCTCCCGTGAGCACTCAACCACCCTCTGAAGAACAAGACTCGTCACCTGCAAATGATGAACAAAGATCAGACTCCAAACCAACTCTTTTGCTCACCGGTTCCACGGGCTATCTGGGATCCGCGTTTCTGGGAAAAGCCCTAGAGCACTATGAAGTGCGGTGTTTAGTCAGGAGCCGGGCAGGCCAGAATATAGAGGCGAGGAGTCAGCCATCGTCTCGGCATGGCAAGAGATCAAAATGTAGCATTGGCGGTAACGCCGATGACCTTCGGGAAGCTGCTTCAGATGCCCCATCAGCTCTAGTTGAAAAGGGCTCACTGAAGCAAAACCCCCACGAAGATCCACAATCTTCCCCATACTTCTTTAAGTGTGATCTCACGATTGACCCTATCCCTCCCGAAGCTATTGAAGGTGTCGATATTATCGTCCACTTGGCAGGCAAAGCCCACGCCCTTGAGGAAAGGCCTGGCTCGGAAGAGGAGAGCTACCGGGCGATTACAGTAGATGGCACGCGAAAGCTTCTTGAGGCAGCGAAAACCGCTGCGGTCTGCCGTTTTGTTTTCGCAAGCACCGTTAAGGTGTATCCAGAGAATCCGGAGGGTATTCTCGACGAAAACTCTCCAACCGGCCCTGAAACTCCCTATGGAAAAACCAAGCTGGAGGCGGAAGAGCTGGTGCTCAAAGGCAGCTTCATCCCCGAGCCGGTCGTTCTACGCTTCTCGATGATCCACGGCGGCCGCGAGACTGGAAACATGGAAAAAATGGAAGAGGCCATCCGCCGAAACCGGTTTCCACCGATCCCTGAATTCGGCAACAAGCGGTCGATGGTTCACATCGACGATGCCACCCAAGCCTTAGTGCTGGCATCCAGCCACAAAAAAGCCCCCGGTGAGATTTTTATAGTTACGGATGGTAACCCGATCTCAACCCGGGAGCTGTACGTAGAAATTTTGAATAAGATAGAACGTCAGCCGCCTCGATGGACTGTCCCCATATGGATGCTCAAGAGCATGGCAAGAATTGGGGATACAATCGGTCGCCTCCGTAGCCGACGTTTCATCTTCGACTCGGACGCTCTCCAGAAATTGGCTGGAAATGCCGCCTTTTCATCAGAAAAAATCCAGCAGCAGCTAGGGTTTAAACCAAGTGGCGGCTTTGCAGCAAAACAACCAAACAGTGGCGGTTAA
- a CDS encoding glycosyltransferase has protein sequence MTSLSVIVPVYDGMSFIPTFFRAWREQIEGKASTELILVDNGSSDGSYDYLLNLQLEYPRFEVFSYTDKQSSYAARNAAVRRSKAPFLLFTDIDCIPNPQWVLSAEKTAELASAKALVAGKVSLFPRDGSFNAFEWFDCQSFLKTDQLALQKVGVTANLFVSRLLFEEVGGFSEMTSGSDVDFSNRAVSAGAEFAYARDMCVGHPARSTQREVIKKIDRVALGKAEHCREGYGVREKLLFVSKQLFGLVIQPAWWRGLRSMVWEPRFSLGWKFRYAIISLRLWSRYRLKILRNL, from the coding sequence ATGACATCCTTAAGTGTAATCGTGCCTGTCTATGACGGAATGAGCTTCATCCCGACGTTTTTCCGCGCTTGGCGTGAGCAGATTGAGGGAAAAGCCAGTACCGAGCTTATATTGGTAGACAATGGTTCTAGCGACGGGTCGTACGATTACCTCCTCAATCTGCAATTGGAATATCCGAGGTTCGAGGTTTTCTCGTACACCGATAAACAGAGTTCCTATGCTGCGAGAAATGCCGCTGTAAGACGAAGCAAGGCCCCGTTTTTACTATTTACTGACATTGACTGTATACCAAATCCTCAATGGGTTTTATCTGCCGAAAAGACAGCCGAGCTAGCGAGCGCTAAGGCGCTTGTGGCGGGCAAGGTTTCTCTTTTTCCTAGAGACGGATCATTTAACGCGTTCGAGTGGTTTGACTGTCAGAGTTTTTTGAAAACAGATCAACTTGCTCTCCAAAAGGTCGGAGTGACGGCGAACTTGTTTGTTTCTCGTCTTCTGTTTGAGGAAGTTGGAGGCTTTAGCGAAATGACCTCCGGTAGCGATGTTGATTTCTCTAACCGCGCGGTTTCGGCAGGTGCAGAATTTGCCTATGCTCGTGATATGTGCGTGGGTCATCCAGCTCGGTCCACACAGCGAGAAGTCATAAAAAAGATTGACCGCGTAGCTCTCGGGAAGGCTGAGCATTGCCGCGAAGGATATGGCGTGCGCGAGAAGTTGCTTTTTGTTTCCAAGCAACTCTTTGGGCTTGTCATTCAACCTGCTTGGTGGAGGGGGTTACGGAGCATGGTTTGGGAGCCTAGGTTTTCATTGGGGTGGAAGTTTCGTTATGCGATTATCTCGCTGCGTTTATGGAGTCGTTATCGCCTAAAAATCCTTCGCAATCTTTGA
- a CDS encoding GxxExxY protein, with protein MGGLAVLSFAGLLFFMSESYLSDEGYSLIGAAFEVHGELGRGLSEEIYQESLEWELGLRKIVYQSKAELKVFYKGHLLNKRYIPDLQVCGEILVELKAVKELNSEHEQQLLNYMYITRKAVGYLINFAPPSLKWKRFILEQYVPKE; from the coding sequence ATGGGGGGATTAGCGGTCCTCAGCTTTGCTGGGCTTCTCTTCTTTATGAGCGAAAGCTATCTGAGTGATGAGGGATACTCTTTGATTGGTGCTGCGTTCGAGGTCCACGGCGAACTCGGCCGAGGATTGAGCGAGGAGATTTATCAGGAAAGTTTAGAATGGGAGCTTGGATTGCGGAAGATTGTGTATCAGTCGAAAGCTGAACTGAAGGTTTTCTACAAAGGACATCTTTTAAACAAGCGATATATCCCTGATCTCCAAGTTTGCGGAGAAATTCTGGTGGAGTTGAAAGCAGTCAAAGAACTGAACTCCGAGCACGAGCAGCAACTCCTTAACTATATGTATATCACGAGAAAGGCGGTTGGGTATTTAATCAATTTCGCTCCTCCATCGCTGAAATGGAAACGCTTCATTCTCGAACAGTATGTCCCAAAAGAATGA